A stretch of the Theileria equi strain WA chromosome 1, complete sequence genome encodes the following:
- a CDS encoding nucleolar protein Nop5, putative (encoded by transcript BEWA_023380A), with translation MLVLLETPAGYGLFKVTNSKILECNADQVSSYFEDSAMAKSSVALKSFMKFKSSDDALKEANALMDSKLGKGLKKFLTKNIVKGDLREEVAISDKLLGVEVQNKLNIQVIYNPNTLEIVRGIRLYFHDLVSGLSEEDTNAMALSLSHSLTRFRLKFSPDKVDIMIVQAIGLLDDLDREINKFGMRLKEWYGWHFPELTKIVPDTLLYAKVVKLIGVRTNAKTSDLASILPTDLCSEIHQAAEISMGSEIFPDDLESITELAVRLEELIEYRGNLEEYLKYRMNVLAPNLTYMVGELIGARLLSHAGSLMSLAKHPASTIQILGAEKALFRALKSKSSTPKYGLIYHASLVGQSTPKLKGKISRILAAKLALCIRVDALKENETPTVAIENKKYVENRLQILSSQGSNHIQEVRSKTPYRPSWESNEQNNKKKKT, from the exons ATGTTGGTCTTGTTGGAAACTCCAGCAGGTTATGGCCTGTTCAAGGTGACAAATTCCAAGATTTTAGAATGTAACGCTGACCAAGTGTCTAGTTACTTTGAGGATTCGGCCATGGCCAAGTCATC GGTCGCCCTCAAGTCGTTCATGAAGTTCAAGAGCAGCGACGACGCGCTCAAGGAGGCGAATGCGCTCATGGACTCAAAGCTGGGCAAGGGGTTGAAGAAGTTCTTGACTAAGAACATCGTAAAGGGCGATCTCCGCGAGGAAGTGGCCATCTCCGATAAACTGCTCGGCGTTGAGGTCCAGAATAAGCTCAATATACAGGTTATTTACAACCCAAACACACTGGAAATCGTAAGGGGGATAAGGCTCTACTTCCATGATCTGGTCAGCGGACTCTCTGAGGAGGATACCAACGCTATGGCTCTGAGTCTCTCCCACTCGCTGACGCGCTTTAGGCTGAAATTTAGCCCTGACAAGGTTGACATCATGATCGTCCAGGCCATTGGCTTGCTCGATGATTTGGATCGCGAAATTAACAAGTTTGGAATGCGCCTCAAGGAGTGGTATGGATGGCACTTTCCCGAGCTCACAAAGATTGTCCCCGACACCCTGCTTTATGCAAAGGTTGTAAAGTTGATTGGAGTAAGGACAAATGCAAAAACTAGCGACCTAGCTAGCATCTTACCCACCGACCTGTGCAGCGAGATCCACCAAGCCGCTGAAATCTCAATGGGATCTGAGATATTTCCGGATGATCTGGAATCTATAACCGAGCTGGCAGTAAGATTAGAGGAACTTATAGAATACAGGGGGaaccttgaagaatatCTCAAATATCGCATGAACGTCCTAGCACCAAATCTGACCTACATGGTCGGTGAGTTGATTGGTGCACGTCTACTATCACACGCTGGGTCTTTAATGTCACTCGCCAAGCATCCCGCAAGTACAATCCAGATTTTAGGAGCTGAGAAGGCCTTATTTAGAGCTCTAAAGAGCAAATCCTCTACTCCTAAATATGGACTTATATACCATGCCTCGCTTGTTGGTCAATCCACCCCCAAACTCAAGGGTAAAATATCGCGTATTTTGGCAGCCAAGTTGGCGCTCTGTATTAGGGTTGATGCTTTGAAGGAGAACGAGACGCCAACTGTCGCTATTGAGAACAAAAAGTATGTGGAGAACAGGCTCCAGATTCTGTCCAGCCAAGGATCCAACCACATTCAAGAGGTGCGATCCAAGACTCCCTATCGACCTTCATGGGAATCCAATGAACAAAAtaacaagaagaaaaagacATGA
- a CDS encoding uncharacterized protein (encoded by transcript BEWA_023390A) — protein MKITLISLASYFYLLRFATSIQGLILDLSVEENVNDTDQIISFSGTTPVKIAGGYMAYTYFATPPFNVKNVVHRGSALLLNGKHLTVSFVQNITLYLKGDFPLLLYFLQPGIIYGTFIYYKNVGNGNWAHVNVSSYSKNGTNTLNKTELNALLDEIAENLNISEMEPKASEKDWAETTHSLSAIVVLFLFLLCRL, from the coding sequence ATGAAGATTACCTTGATATCACTAGCTTCCTATTTTTACCTCCTGAGGTTTGCCACGTCCATTCAGGGTTTAATACTGGATCTTTCTGTGGAAGAGAATGTGAATGATACGGACCAAATAATTAGTTTTAGTGGCACAACACCCGTTAAAATTGCGGGTGGGTATATGGCGTATACGTATTTTGCAACACCTCCATTTAACGTCAAGAACGTTGTTCATAGGGGCAGTGCCCTCCTGTTGAATGGAAAGCATCTAACTGTGAGCTTTGTGCAAAACATTACTCTGTATTTAAAGGGCGATTTCCCTCTACTGCTGTACTTTTTACAGCCTGGTATCATATATGGGACGTTCATATACTACAAGAATGTCGGAAACGGCAACTGGGCCCATGTGAATGTGTCAAGTTATAGCAAGAATGGGACGAATACCCTGAATAAAACAGAGCTTAACGCTCTGTTGGATGAAATTGCCGaaaatttgaatatttcTGAGATGGAACCAAAGGCATCCGAGAAAGATTGGGCCGAAACAACACACTCACTCTCCGCAATTGTagttttattcttgttTCTTTTGTGCAGATTGTAA
- a CDS encoding signal peptide-containing protein (encoded by transcript BEWA_023400A), translating into MTILILVMAYVSILSNSGVNSRNNKNVAIELTNKGPARPIPSSFADPYMTKQISGPEGYSLFTFTWDGTYHVTSVTLDNEQLFKGENAMDFSHIQSVDAYWKDDKPVLLSFYQPGIIFGSFTYLKQVEGSRWEKVDIRDYSDNNSYFLDNNEVKELLDDILAEKNGEPPKHSRFSLPSYLAILLLFLV; encoded by the coding sequence ATGACCATTTTAATCCTTGTTATGGCATATGTTTCGATACTGAGCAATTCAGGGGTTAATTCACGCAATAACAAGAATGTAGCTATAGAGCTGACAAACAAGGGCCCAGCTCGGCCGATTCCGTCGTCATTTGCGGATCCTTACATGACAAAACAGATAAGTGGGCCAGAGGGCTACTCTTTATTCACGTTTACGTGGGATGGGACCTACCACGTGACCTCTGTGACCCTGGATAACGAGCAACTCTTCAAGGGCGAAAATGCGATGGATTTCTCGCACATTCAATCGGTAGACGCGtactggaaggatgataaGCCTGTGCTCCTGTCATTCTACCAGCCTGGAATCATATTTGGGTCCTTTACCTACTTGAAGCAGGTGGAGGGGAGTCGCTGGGAAAAGGTTGATATTCGGGACTACAGCGACAATAACAGCTACTTTCTGGATAATAATGAAGTAAAGGAGCTCTTGGATGATATTCTGGCCGAGAAGAACGGTGAACCTCCGAAACACAGTCGATTTTCTCTTCCGTCCTACCTGGCGATTCTGTTGCTTTTCCTGGTCTAA
- a CDS encoding signal peptide-containing protein (encoded by transcript BEWA_023410A) yields the protein MNAATVSFAVFALIGSIPSLFAEAAAKDIKININKSGVTAAKDGSEGVINTFQSGAPEGFTTYYFALGDGNGNAESDKFNCRPAHFNGKTLMVGNTEMTLSGVTAVSVFWKHATPILIHFRQPGQNNGHVYYKYKGGSLWEEVDLTNKSLPLSGTALEGLLAEIAEPLNIPEGDKPVDEIGGFTTLSVVSISVAAFSALYFL from the coding sequence ATGAATGCCGCAACTGTTTCATTCGCTGTTTTCGCTTTAATTGGGTCAATCCCATCCCTCTTTGCTGAGGCTGCCGCAAAGGACATCAAGATTAACATTAACAAGAGCGGCGTCACCGCTGCTAAAGATGGCAGCGAGGGTGTCATTAACACCTTTCAATCTGGAGCACCAGAGGGATTCACCACCTACTACTTTGCACTCGGCGATGGAAATGGCAATGCTGAGAGTGACAAGTTCAACTGCAGACCAGCCCACTTTAACGGTAAGACTCTTATGGTTGGAAACACTGAAATGACCCTCTCTGGCGTCACTGCCGTTAGCGTTTTCTGGAAGCATGCTACTCCAATCCTTATCCACTTCAGACAGCCAGGTCAGAATAATGGTCACGTTTACTACAAGTACAAGGGTGGCTCTCTCTGGGAGGAGGTTGATTTGACAAACaagtctcttcctctttctgGTACTGCCCTTGAGGGCTTGCTCGCTGAGATTGCCGAGCCCCTCAACATTCCAGAGGGTGACAAGCCAGTTGATGAAATCGGTGGATTCACTACCTTGTCTGTTGTTTCCATCTCTGTTGCTGCCTTCTCTGCCCTTTACTTCTTGTAA